The DNA window TTTTGTTCTTCTTCAGGACAATagtaatctatttttgaaagaaaaatgcatATGACAGAGCACCGCTTACTTTGTAGGTTTGGTTATCTCTTTCTGTCAAAATTGATATCAGGATTACATGCTAACAATCTTTTGTTACACCACTgcaagaaaattttatttaaaagaaagaaagctaCCATTAAGTGAGCTACTTATATTCTTAGATTTATCATTTTCTCTTGATATGTTTGTGTCTGTAGGTttattgttgatgaaaaaaatcatggattCAGCAAGAAAGTTCAGAAATTGCAGGAACAAGATATTTTGTAAGTGTTTTGCTTTTCTattcatttttcatatattataaatGCTCAATGAACTCCACCACAGTTTTTACAAGAAACTAGGTGTTGTATGTATAAAGCAGCGTGTGATCGTATCCATGATGAGTGGATTTTTCACTTAACAAATATTCCAGTGATTTGTAAATTTAGCTGAAGCTTGAAAGTTAATCTCAATATTATGTCCAGTCACATGGACATGGGTTCCACATGCACAAAATGACTCAAATACAATTAATGGGAGCCAAACAGAAGGAAATACTTTGCcttttcaaataaattaaattggaCATTCTGCCTGACCTTCTGTTGCTTGCTGCCAATTTATCATAAGTTGATATGATGGctaatttatctttttctttgccCACTTAGCCTACCTATCACTCTATCAGGCCCCGTTTATGTTCAAAATTAATTATGGATTTGGGGGGCAACAGCTGCAATCACTGATATGTGATGATTATATCTATTGTACAGAGATGATGTTGTGACATTGCCACCTTCTGGGACATCGCTCATGAAGCTATATATGGACTGTCCATTTTATGGTTCAGGTAACTAGACACTCACATGGtaacagattttttttccttgctctGTGAAACCGACGACATGTATGTCCTCCAAGCAACAAGCTCAAGTATGTGTTCTGCTTGCAGATTCAATACAAAGCAAGTGATATCTAAACAACCAACACCTAATTGATGCAATGCAAGTGAAATGCTAACAAACTGCTCTATGGCATCCTCAAAGGGTTGATTTCTGGGTCTTCGCATTTTGAGTTTCATCGATGGAAAGGTTTAAACTACATCgttctttttttaaagcaaaATTTATATGAATTACACATACTCCACTGTACACATATTTAACTTAACAATTATCTTTGGTTGCTTGTCAAGGATAGAAACTCTGAAAAAGCTAAAGCTATCATATGACTATAATAATAATTTGGTATATCAGTTGGTGACAAGCTGATAGCTCTATGTGATTATGTGAGGAGGACGAAGGGCAGGAGGTCAGAAGAGACCCGAGAAAGTGACATGGCACCTCATTGAGCAAGCTAGGTTGATGCTGTACACCTGTAGCGTGCCATGTAATGGATGAtgtctacattttttttattgtctcAAATAGACTAACAGCTTCAATATGTATATGTTACAAATTTACCCTACATATGTTTTCAGATTTTTGATGTATTATACATTTTctatcatatatattgcataacgtgtattgcacgtgcacgattactagttAGCTAAAAAGTGGTGGTAGTACAtagaattttaatttattattttaagctttttaaaaaattttaaaataaagactCTAAAAACTTAGTTAATCTCAACTTTAAAGCCATACCTTCCATCCACCACACATAACGTGACATTATAACACTACCACGCTATGAGTGTGGGTGTCATAGTAACTGGCATGGTTAAAATCCTTGCCATAACATGACAATACTGCTATGCCAATGTGCCACTTGTCTCATGGCATGGCAAAATGTCATGTCAAAAAGttgatatttaaaaaaattaaaaagtttaAAAGTAATTAGAAAATCCTAGTACGTATTGCGGTATAGTACTAGCAcacttattctttttttttctctctctctcagggtAGCATGCACACTTATTCCTTCTAGTTCAACATTAGAACCTCAATTtctctctgttttaaaatattaataactTTTATGATTCAAATTGTTACATAGTATAAATGTTAATTTCTAGAACACTGATTTTAATGCACGAGAATTCAAACATTTCCAGCCAATCAAGTATATATGAAGGAAAATCCaaataattcaaaatttgatcGATGAAGTGACatggaaaaaaacaattattctCTCTCATTAaacctaaaaatatttatattataaacggagggagtagctttatatatatatatatatatatatatatatatatatatatatatatatatatatactagaataTTTTACGCACATGTTTCAGCAGTGATCCGTTTTCTAACGTGCATGGAGCCTAGTACTGTTGCTTTAGGTGTATACAGTCGTATGCATCATGGGTGTAGGGAGGCACGACAATCCAGGCCTAGCTTAGAGAGAAAGGTCACTGTAGGTACAAAATgaaggtagtagtagtagacccTAATGTCGGGAACGTAACTGTAGATGGTGGCCCAGGGTGTTGCCCGGAACCAAACAAAACCTGCTGGCAGATCTAGCAGCACATTTCTGATGGGTGCTGTGAGCAGCCTGGACGTTTGCACTGTTGAAGGCCACTGTCTATCGTATATTCGTTTCTAGTGGCTACACACGCTGACGAACAGGAGCGAGATGACAATTGCTATAAATAAGAGGGGTCGATCGGTCACCTTACACGATTCGTGTCTTGTGCATGGGCCGAGAGACCGTAGGGGTGGCCATCAGGTGTCATTAAGGTTCGTGAAGATGCAGGGTTCGTTTCGATAAAATCTTACTACTACATGAATCCTTTGGCCGGTAAGGCGGTTACAAAGCTTTCGTTTACCGAAATTAACCCCACTAAACCAATGTTGTTCGGTAGGCCCTAAACCAATGCAGACTTAAACTCTTAAAAAGACAACTACTGGGTTCAACATTACTGGAAGTACAGCGATGAGTAAAAGTGTAGAAATAAATGTAAAGGCTTGATGACGAGAATGACAATGACCCTGACACAGGCCACTAGCGGCGTAGGGGCCCGGCGGCTGCAGCCGTACAGCGGGCATCCGCAGTCGAAGCAAACGTGGCGCGCGGCAAAGTTTCGCCTCTGCCCACGAGCGCTCCTCTTCCGGTTTTCCCACGAACGCTCGCGACAAGGCGCGCACACACGACACGAACACGAACACGAACACGACACCGCCCACACCTCCACCCCACCCACGCCTCGGCGCGCGGCTCGGCTCTCTCACGTTGCATCACAACCACGCCAGCGACGTCGACTTGTCCTGTCCATGCGCGCGCCGTGACGCGGTCGTGTCCCGTAGCTGTCTGCGCGCGAAGGACGGCCCCCAGTCCCCCACGCATGTGTAATCCTATACGTTCGGTTCTCGATCGTCGTTGGCAACGGGTCAGCTCTTGCCCTATTGGCCGAAACGCGCGCCCCGCACCTGACTTCACATTCTCCCTCCGCCCTTGCCGCTAAACCAACAATTGGGACCAAACATAGCCCCGTCCTAACCCTGCTTCGGGCTACATCAGGTCAGAGACGGACGCATCTAACCTTCTCAAGCTGGCAGTTGTGCTAGAACTTTGATTGGTCCACCTGTGCCCGCATTTTCTTGACACGTGTCGCTCTCTAGCTGTGGCCTCACCTCCTGACGTGTACATGCGCATGTCCGGTGCACGTAGGGGTGGGCATAAAATCACCGAAAATCAAAAGCCGAACCGACCACACCAAACCAAGCCGAAGTGTCTTTTTTTGGTATTCccttttttctttggttttatTTCTCCCTATGTTCGGTCTTTGGTTTTCCCCTTGGTTTCTCATCTCTGGAAACCGAGGAACCCGCATAACTAATCAATTATGTACGATCCCATCTCCTCCGTGAAAACCTCAAAGTCCATGCCCTTTCGCTAGTGGAAAAGCCCATTAATTCCATCACCTCTCACCAATTCCTATCGCCTGTAACCTATCCAGCCCATTTAACTACTGGCACGTTGCTCGCAGGCTACAGAGTCACAACATGCCAGATGAGTTTCCTCGGCTTGATCGGAAAACCGACCAACAGAACCAAAGAAGTTCGGCTGTCTTGgcgcggttttttttttcttttggtgaaCACTTTGGTTTGGATTTGTTGCAAATCGATCTAGTAGAACACTGAAGAAACCAAACCGAAACACCCAAGGAAACCGAACACCCACTCCTAGATGGGTGCTCCACTGGGTCATACGCCCAGTGTGGGTTGCACTTTGGCTGGTGCGATTTGGGCCATATCCTCTCAAATAACTAAAACgtgtaaaaaaaacatgattttgctattttttagatgataataaagctattctcataaaaaaaatatacgccTCGAACTGACTTAAAGATAATCAACCATTATACAGAACTCACTAGTGTTATTACAACTGCGTTATAGTTCGTATAGTTTACATATCAAAGGCTCAAACAGACAAACACCTAGGATACGGCGGACCACTCAACTCCAGCTTGTTCGTCAGCGGTTCGTGCCACCGTGCTATGGCCCATAGGTACACCCATGGGCACGCCTAGCATAAAGCAAGGGCCATTTGCGGGCAACTGAGCTCAACTATCGCGTACTCATGTTAGGGCGATGTTGTGCTCAGCTCCGTGAGCTCAGTTGATGTTAGTAAGGGAGTAACACTTGTTGTTTTGGGTATATCTTTCTCCTATGGTTTGTCATTAAATTTTGTCATCTTTTAGTTCTgtcaataaatttattttttttcaattccttTGATGTTGAATTTTAGTGTTCTTTTATGTCCTATGAAATTTCCCCCTTATATATCTCTTTGTAAGTTTGCAGGAGAGTCGCAGGATCCAAgtaattaaaaggaaaaagtccaaatacctCCCTAAACTTTAGATGGAAGTCCGTCTAGTGCCCTGaactttaaaaccggacatCCAACCCCATGAACTTTACCATACCATCCATGTTACCCCCTAAGGTGGTTTTAAAAGatggttttgcatattttggaagtttaaacgaataattttgaataactaatataatatatttgcaTATGATTAGTTATAAATCATCAATCTATTCTTATACAATGATAACATGCTATTATTACGTTGGTACTTATTTGTGAGTGAGAGCTAATAAGGagcaaaaagaaatatttaagtcaaaactttaatatatatatgtccaaagtgtatgacatgtgatcaaactcatccaacttatatacaaattagTAAAAACCACTATGCAAAATCAACTTAGAGGGTTATATAAACGGTATTGTAAAGTTTAGGGGGTTGAATGTCCGGTTTCAAAGTTCAGGGTGCTAGACGGACTTCCACCCAAAGTTTAGGGggttatttggactttttcctaattAAAATAGGCCACCACTCAGCACCCTCATTCCAAGTTTAACACATGTGAACTAGCTCATTTGTCTATCATGGAGCGGAATCTAACCTTCTCAAGCTAGCCGTTGTGCTAGAGTTTGATTGGTCCACCTATGCTCCGTAATTTTCTTGACACGTGTACGCGTCAGGCCATGGGCTCACCTCCTGACGCTTACacggttggtgtcaccaaccgaTGCTAAAGATACATTTTTAGTACTGGTTAGTAACACTAACCGaaactaaagatgtttttgggACTTGGACTTTTAGaaccggaattaaaaatattttcagtaCCAGTTCTAAATCTAACCAAGATATTTGTGTTTTTGGGTATCACGGTAAAAGATCAATTCTGCACTAGTGCAAGTAAACAAACGCACaccttttttttcatgaacaCACGCCCATATATTAAATAAGGAGTAGCATAAATAGGTAACACGGTTACTGAGGGAATATAGTATGGTAATTGCCTTTTTGACTGGTAATATCAAGCACCTTCATTCTGATATTAAACAATCCGCATCAAAACATAAAGCTttaccaactttttttttcaccaaccTTATGCAAACACAAAATTATAGAAGTCATTAAACGGAATAAGCATTACTAAACAACATAAGCTGCAAGTTATACAATAACAGGCATGCCTTGGCACGCCGATTTTCTAGTCTACTCACCGTTGTATATTTTGCTAAAAAGAGATTAGGCATGCCACGTCATTAGATTAAAACAAACCATTGGATGATAACTGTGGCAACTAACTCACCATTGGATTGAATATGTTCTTCAAGGCTCTAAATAAGGGTGGAACAATAGTATGTAGGAAAATGCTATATATACGACTAAACTTGTTCGACTTTGGAACGAACTTAATGTCCTGAGTTCGTGACGTTAATCTCTGTAGGACTAAGCCATGTTGTCACCTTACTCAGCCATGTATGGAGTTGTTTTACCGTTTGATCGTACGTTGGTCGGACAAACACGTCGTACGTATAGCATTGTTCTAGCAAATAGTACTCGTATTAGTTTAGTCAagaatatactccctttgtcctataatatagcaatataaaaTTGGATGATACATTTCATAGTACAACAAATTATGTGTATAATCGTTTAGTTAAGAAATTAAGAGTAGCTCAGGATCCGTCACAAGAATATATTCTCTTCATTCCATCATATAACAATCTAGGACCAGATGGTACAATCTAGTACCATCACTACTGCAGGACATCACGAATGAACAACACTATAAATACCAACAATTCTAAAATCGATACCTATTAAAACTTTTCTCACCTCCACGAATTAAAAAGATGTATAACCAGTACCTTTAATaaactataggtgtcggttttagaaaaaaaaaatagcacaaatactatatgtgtattttttttaaccagcaccttaaataaaattaattataggTGGCAATCAATTTGAAATTATCTTTTCCTTATTCACCCGCGAGCAGATACCGTGAGCAAGAGCAGCAACAATATATTCTTCCTCTCTCACGAGCAGAGCGGCGCCAGATCCGACGGACAAGCTTAAGGGCTATCTGATTTGGAGAAGCTCATTCCCAGCAGAGCGGCGCCAGATCTAACGGGCAAGCTTAAGGGCTACCTGATTTGGAGAAGCTCCTTCCCTCGACATCGACAATTGTGAGAGACGACACATGTTCTTTTGTTATAGTGTAGTTGCTATGGGATGTTTGATTCTGTAATTAACTTGCGGCTTACTCAACTCCTTCTATGTTAGATTAATTTGTTATAGGATGTTTGATTCTGTAATGAAGTTGCGGCTTACTTAACTTCTTCTATGTATTGTTGGATGTTGATATGGAGATGTTAAAATATTGATTATGATTATGTTCTTGGATGTTAGATCGAACGAGTGATATGGTGATGGAATCTAGTTGTGGGGAAGCTGAGCTACATTTGAGTCGATGCATTGAGCAGACTTGTTTTCATTCTTGAAATCATAAAGGTTTCTATTGGGTGTTTTCATTGTTGACCGGCTGgattttctgtagtagtgcatttaatatatgtataatttataAGTGTGAATATACAATAGTTTCGACGAATGAAATAACATGAAAAAATACTGCAAAGTACGGGCTCAACTAATTATGCCTAATTTATGAGTGTCTATCCTCATAATACTATCCATCACCGCTACATATACGTATCAGTTTTTAACCATAGCATATTATTTTTCACCATCACTTTTTGTGCTTCTTtactacttttcttttttttgcagatTACCCCTTATCACAGGTAGACCATGAGAAACCCTACCTGCGACAATTTTGGTCCAGGGAAGACACAAGCAACCCATGTAAATGAATTATCACAAACAGCTCCCTAAGACAGCCACCTACAAAACACCTCTATTTTCGCAGGTGACTAACTTAGAGACCCCTATAGATAATTAAGCTCATCACAGACATCGTGGTTAAGCTTGACGTCTAAGAAATAGAGATGTTTTCATAGATGGCCGGTGCGCGCGGTTACTCTCTTTCCAAGTATATATATTCCTTCCAATCAGCTGCTTCTTCTCAAGCATGAGGTTTCTCTCTCCAAAATAAttaacatattggagtgtgtaaACTCGAAATATTTGGTGCAATTTGCTACATAAGGTTAGattcatgtttttttcctatactttttgagtttttttttaaaaaaaactatgcatTCAACACAGAGAATTTAGCCATGGAAGGTTGCAGCTAGACCTGTAACATGTTAATTGTAATTTTAGGCTCTAATTGGAGCAAAGCTTTCAGGCCACATCTGTTCATTGGTGGTTCTCATTCATCAATGATTAGATTTGGGAAACTTAAGGCTTTAAATTCAAACTCTGGCACCCGTATCAACTTATACTCAGTCAAAAGATAAGCGAGTGGTACTTCTTTCTATTTCATTATAGCTCCGTCTCAACTAGTTCGGGTGCTAGGGGAAGCCATGGTAGAGATGGCAGGGGCAATATGAGCCCGTACAAAGCAACTGTACACAAAAACTGGTCAAAGACATACGAGACataaagggtgtgtttagttccacgccaaaattgaaagtttgactaaaattgaaagtttgaagaaaaaagttagaagtttatgtgtgtaggaaagttttgatgtgatgacaaagttgaaagtttgaagaaatagttaggaactaaaccaggccaaaCAATGGCACAGTTCAAATTTCACAACAGTCTCAGTGGTACTCATTCTATTTCAGCCTTTTTTTACTAATAACGTATTTCTAACCGTGCAATTTAATAATGGATGGATCAATTAAACTTCTTTAACTACAATACGCGACGATAGAACCATAAATCTATTGATACTGGAATGAATAATTAGAGTAAATTGCGCTCGTGGTACATGAACTTGTGTGGTGGGTGCAACTAGGTACAACAACTTACAAATTGCTCATCCTAATGTAGTAACTTGACTAGTCCGTgcgaattgggccaaaattatCAATGCAAACCAAATCGTTGTAAAACATCACAAATAGATGGCATGACAGCTTACATGTATGACCATATTTTGGATATCCTATTTAGAatccaaagaaaaagagaaattatATGTGTAAAATTTCATTTTTGATGCATAGAAAAGAATTTATTTCATGTCTTGAAAAAAGTTGTCCTCTGTATAACTCGTATAATGTCGGGACCAGGAAAATGTCGTCCATGCATTAGCCTCatagaaaatttattttatttttcattctcaGACACTCCATTTCAccgaaaacttattttaaaagtttatttcCATGGTTGGACATTGATAATTGTTTCACTTTCGTCAATCTAAATATTGAAAATATCAAGTGAACAGTGATTACACATTTTATCAATCCAAATTTTGATGTGTAATAAAAATTACTCGTCAATATGTACCATATTAGATCAATTTTGCTTGCAGAGATCGTTTTGGCCTAGGTTCGCACGGACTTAGCAAGTTGGTGTATCGAAATGAGCAATTTGCAAATTGTTGTACTTATTTGCACCCACTACGCAAGTTTATATACCGTGAGCGCAATTTACTCTAATAATTAACTAGCTAACTAATACGACTTGTCTTGAAACAACATGTGACATATTTCCTATGTAAGCAAACATGAATGCTTATTTTGTTTTAGTTAATTAAGCTTAAGTGTCACATTCCATGTCTCGGTGTGAAAATAAACAAAAcctgatttttaaaataagaagTTCCTTTGCCAGCAACAACCTCATGTGCTTAATCCGTGCTATTGCACCGACGAAACATGGATGTTATGTATGTTGTACTATCCTCTCTGTCGtcctaaaaatataagaaattttcgATGGATGGAACACTTTATAATATAATGATTCTGAACATTCATAGTACTGTAAAATGTTCCAttcatccaaaatctcttatattctagaatagaggaagtatattggttttttttttacagctcGAAGGACTTCTTCATTTGTCAATAATCTGCATTAGTTTAAGAAGCAACTCTCCTAAAAATAAGTTTAGGAAGCAACTGAGCTTTAATGTGACATGGATGATATGCCATGTGGTTTAATAAAAGTCAAATCCTTGTTCTGATAAAAGTAAAATCTTAGCAGCCGAGAGATCACCCTTGTCACCGTCAACATGCCTGTGTTCTGCGGAAATCAAACTCCATGTCGGCAATGTTGTGAAAGCCCTGCAAACAAATGATATCCTAAAATCAGTTTTTATCGCTTTGATCACAATGATTCGGGTTATAACCCGGCCGTCAACTCGGGCAACCAGGCCAAATGTTAATGTAGAATCAGCTGGTTGAGCCGCATCATGATGAAAAGAACGGGCAATTCGACTGGAGGACCAGTTCCATCACCCTAACTATGATCCAGAACCCGCATAACCCGTGTTCTGCGTACAGCACCGCATTTGCTGGCTGCCTTGGTGTCTCCACTCCCCCAAGTCCACACCACACACTGATGCAACTGCACTTAAGCGCACGAATCTTTGACTCGTGGAGGTTTGTTACTCCGTGGGAAGTTACCGTCCCGCTAAACACACGCCCCCATTTCCACTAGTCCACAAACCCCTCCCGAAGTTTAGTCCGAATCGCCCGTCGTTCCCGTGCGACCGGAACTCTCCCTCCCCCCCGCACTCTCACTCGCAGTCCATCATATAGTCCCATACCGCCCGCCTAGTCTCATTGGAAACCACCTCATTAGTCATCCCATCGAGTTGGGTTGAGAGATGCTCCCCTTCATGGAGCTCGCGGGGCCGacggaaggcgacggcggcgggtccGTGGACTCCCAGCTGTGGGCGGCGTGCGCGGGGAGCATGTCGTCGGTGCCGCCCGTGGGCGCGGCGGTGTACTACTTCCCGCAGGGCCACGCGGAGCAGGCGAGCGCGGCCGTGGACCTGTCGTCCGCGCGCGTCCCGCCGCTCGTGCCGTGCCGGGTTGTCGCCGTGCGGTTCATGGCCGACGCGGAGAGCGACGAGGTCTTCGCCAAGATACGCCTCGTCCCGCTACGCCCCGGCGACGCGGTGGTGGACGTgggcgaggcggccgcggccgaggcgcggcgggaggaggagaatAGTAGTAGGCCGAGGCCGACGTCGTTCGCCAAGACGCTGACGCAGTCCGACGCGAACAACGGCGGGGGGTTCTCCGTGCCGCGGTTCTGCGCCGAGACCATCTTCCCGGAGCTGGACTACAGCAGCGAGCCGCCCGTGCAGTCCGTCTGCGCCAAGGACGTGCACGGTGTGGAGTGGACGTTCCGGCACATCTACCGGGGCACCCCGCGCCGGCACCTGCTCACCACGGGGTGGAGTCCCTTCGTCAACAAGAAGCAGCTCACGGCCGGCGACTCCATCGTGTTCATGCGTGACGAGGGCGGGAACATCCACGTCGGGCTCCGCCGCGCTAAACGCGGGTTCTGCAgcatcggcggcgacgacgagagcCTCTCCTCGATGCCCGGGTGGGACCAGTACAGGGGCTTGATGCGGCGCAAtgcgaccgcgaccgcgaccggTGGGAGAACCCCGCCCAAGGGGAAGGTCCCGCCGGAGAACGTgctcacggcggcgacgagggccACCACCGGGCAGCCGTTCGAGGTGCTGTACTACCCGCGGGCGAGCACGCCCGAGTTCTGCGTGAGGGCGGCCGCGGTCAGGACGGCCATGGCCGTGCAGTGGTGCCCCGGCATGCGGTTCAAGATGGCGTTCGAGACAGAGGACTCGTCGCGGATCAGCTGGTTCATGggcaccgtcgccggcgtccaGGCCTCCGACCCCGTCCGTTGGCCGCAGTCGCCATGGCGTCTCCTTCAGGTACACATACACGGCACCAACATGAGACAACCCCAACTCGATCACGATAGAGTCGTAGAGTTCTTGATCAATTGGCCTCCTCGCAGGTGACCTGGGACGAGCCGGAGCTCCTACAGAACGTAAAGCGCGTGTGCCCGTGGCTGGTGGAGCTCGTGTCGAGCATGCCCAACCTCCACCTGCCAtccttctcgccgccgcgcaaGAAGCCGCGCAACCCGCCTTACGCGGAGCTCCCCCTCGAGGGCCAGATCTTCACCGGCCCGGTGTTCCCGCCCAATCCAATGGCgcacgacc is part of the Oryza glaberrima chromosome 4, OglaRS2, whole genome shotgun sequence genome and encodes:
- the LOC127772191 gene encoding auxin response factor 10; translation: MLPFMELAGPTEGDGGGSVDSQLWAACAGSMSSVPPVGAAVYYFPQGHAEQASAAVDLSSARVPPLVPCRVVAVRFMADAESDEVFAKIRLVPLRPGDAVVDVGEAAAAEARREEENSSRPRPTSFAKTLTQSDANNGGGFSVPRFCAETIFPELDYSSEPPVQSVCAKDVHGVEWTFRHIYRGTPRRHLLTTGWSPFVNKKQLTAGDSIVFMRDEGGNIHVGLRRAKRGFCSIGGDDESLSSMPGWDQYRGLMRRNATATATGGRTPPKGKVPPENVLTAATRATTGQPFEVLYYPRASTPEFCVRAAAVRTAMAVQWCPGMRFKMAFETEDSSRISWFMGTVAGVQASDPVRWPQSPWRLLQVTWDEPELLQNVKRVCPWLVELVSSMPNLHLPSFSPPRKKPRNPPYAELPLEGQIFTGPVFPPNPMAHDHHHHHGFPFLPFPDSSAQPAGIQGARHAQFASPFPEFHIGNLQPNLMLYAGIRLPPADRAAPAPRPPRIIISTDLTIGSPGKPDDAACSPSSGGKKIDDTKPRGFLLFGQAILTEEQIKNGNSDGRPASPNWDAEKAPNTSEGSDSGVTQGSPTENTTPSWSLPYFGGNNISRGSEYELNPGQCKVFVESETVGRSLDLSALSSFEELYACLSDMFSIGSDELRSHLVYRSPAGEVKHAGDEPFCAFVKSARKLRILTDAGSDNLGD